Sequence from the Thermoanaerobaculia bacterium genome:
ACTGGGGCCTGCGCGACTGGACGGAGGCGCTCTTCCTCCTCCTCGCCACGGTGCGCGACCTCGGCATGCCGAGCCATGTCGTGCGGCTGCGCCCGATCCCGCTCGGCAACCTCCTGCGGGTGCAGCTCGGCTGGGGAGGCGCCCTGGGCCTCGCGATCCTCGCCGGCGCCCCTTTCCTCGCCACGACCTTCCGCACGCCGCGGCCCGACGTCGCCCTCGTCCTCCAGGCGATGGTCGTCTACCTGCTGCTCGAGGGCCTCGCGAGTGTGCCGCTCACCCACTTCGAGGCCGGCCTGCGGATCGGGCGCTCGGTCGTCCCCGAGCTCGCCCGCACGCTCTCCTACTGCACCGGGGCGCTCGCTTTCGCGCTCGCCGGATGGGGCGTCTGGTCGTTCGTCCTCGCCATGATCGGTTCGCAGGCGCTCTACGCCGCGCTCCTCTGGTGGCGCGCGCGGCCGACAATGGAGCTGCGCTACGAGCGCGGCGGGACACTCACCATGCTCGCCTCCAGCATCCCCCTCGGGAGCATCTGGCTGCTCGCTTTCGCGGTCACCTACGCCGACGCGCTCATCCTCGGCAGCCGTTTTCCGGACGCGGTGGTCGGCGGCTACATGTTCGCCTACGTCTGGGCGTTCTTCGCCTCGCGCGTCCTGCAGCAGCCGATCGGCCGGGCGCTCTATCCGGCTCTGGTGCAGTTCGGCGACCAGCCGGCACAACAGTTCCTCGCCTACCGTCTGGCCACCAAGGTGCTGCTCGCAATCGAGGTTCCGGCTGCGCTCTTCCTTTTCCTGAACGCCGATCTCGTCGTGCAGATTCTCGGCGGCGTGCGCTATGCCGACCAGGCGGACCTCCTGCGCCTGCTCGCCTTCGCCCCGCTCATCGATCCGCTCGGCCGTTTCGGCGGCGAGCTTCTGGTCGCCCGCAATCGCGATCGCGACCGGATCCTCTCGCTCGTCCTTCATCTCACGGCACTGGTCGCCGGCGGCCTCTACCTCGCCCACCGCTTCGGCCCGGTCGGCATGGCCTGGGCCAACTTCCTGGCGCTCGGCGCCCCGGTCCTGATCTGGTCGCTGGCACGGATCGACCGCCCCGGCCTGGGCCGGCTGCTAGTCGACCTGGTCGAGGTCTACGGCGCTCCGCTGCCGCTCTTCGCCCTCGCCTGGTGGGCCTCTGGCGACGAGGCCTGGCTCCGTTTTGCCCTCTCCGCCCTGGCCGCGCTCGCCAGCCTCGCCTGGTTCTGGTGGCGCTTCGGCGGCCGTTTCCTCGAGTTTTTCCGTGCGCCGCGCGTTGCCGACGCCACCCCCGGGACTCAGCCGGTAGAATAGACCCTGCGGTGTATCCGGAGCCCCGGCTTTCGGATCGACGTTCGCCCACTCACCCGTTCGAGGTCTTGCTGCCATGAGCGATTTCAACTGGAAAGGCAAGCGAGTCCTGATCACCGGCCACACCGGGTTCAAGGGCAGCTGGCTCTCCCTCTGGCTCCAGGCCCTGGGCGCCGAGACCTACGGCTACGCGCTCGCCCCGTCTACCGAGCCGAGCCTCTTCGAGCTCGCCAACGTGGGGTCCGGAATGGAGTCGATCCTCGCCGACATCGGCTCCCTCGACCGGATGCAGGCGGTCTTCGATCGCGTGCGGCCGGAGGTCGTCCTGCACCTGGCCGCGCAGGCGATCGTCCAGGTCGGCTACCAGGAGCCGGTCGAGACGTTCTCGACCAACGTGATGGGAACGGTCCACGTGCTCGAGTGCGTGCGCCGCACCGCGAGCGTGCGATCCGTGGTCGTCGCAACGAGTGACAAGTGCTATCGCAACGAGGAGTGGCACTGGTCCTACCGCGAGAACTCCGAGCTCGGCGGCCGCGACCCCTACGCCGCGAGCAAGAGCTGCGCGGAGCTCATCGTGCACTCCTATCGCGCGTCGTACTTCAACCCGGAGGAGAGCGGCAAGCCGACCGCCCTCGTGGCCTCCGTGCGCGCCGGCAACGTCATCGGCGGCGGCGACTGGGCACCCTATCGCCTGATCCCCGACATCGTTGCGACACTGCGGGAGGACCGGCCGCTCGTCCTGCGCCATCCGACGGCGATCCGCCCGTGGCAGCACGTCCTCGAGCCGCTGCGCGGCTATCTCCAGGTCGCCGAGAACCTCTACAACGGCGACCTCCCTTCAGCAGGTCCCTGGAACTTCGGCCCGGTCGACGAGGACTGCCTGCCGGTCGCCTGGCTGGCGCAAGAGCTCTCCCGCAAGTGGGGTCGCGAAGCGCAGTGGCAGTCCGATCGCATCCCCCACCCGCACGAGGACACTTTCCTCAAGCTCGACTGCAGCAAGGCCCGGGCGCTGCTCGGCTGGGCACCGGTCCTGCGGCTCGATGACGGCCTGCAGTGGATCGCCGACTGGTACCAGGCGCTGGATCGCGGCGAGAACATGCGAGCGGTGACGATCGCCCAGATCGAGAGCTATCGCGCGCTCGCCGCCGAACGCTCCGAGCGCGCCCTCAACGCCGCCGTCTAATCGACTAGTAGCGCTTCTCGACCGGCGGCAACCGGCGCGGCAGGAGTCGCTTCAGCCGCTGCTTCCACTCCTTCATCCTCAAGAGAAAATTGGGGACAGTCCCCAATTTTCTCAACTCCTTTGCTTCCAGCGCTTTGGCCAAACTGGGGACTGTCCCCAATTTTCTCTGCTCCGAGTGGAAGCGGGCGAAGTAGCTCTGCTGGGGGATGCGGTCGGCGGTGGCGCCGGGCGTTTTGGTCGCGACGACGAAGAGCGCCATCTGGCGGGCACCGAAGCCGCCGTAGGCGAGGTGGTCCAGACAGCCGGGGGTATAGCGGCGGATCTTCCACACGGTCGAGTGAAACCGGCCGCGGAACCAGTAGGGGAAGAACTCGAAAAAGTAGCAGGCTTCGATGCGCCAGCCGTTCGCAGTGTAGAAATCGTGGAACAGGGTCGGCGAGAACATGTAGAAGCCGTGGTCGACATGGTTGGTCGACGGCGCCATGCCGTGGATGACACGGCCGCCCTCGTGGACCAGGGCATGCAGGTTGGCGAAGACCTGCGGCAGGTCGAACACGTGCTGGAGCGTGCCGGCCTCGAACACGGTGGCGAAGCGGCCGTGGAGCGCCGCTGGCACCGGTAGATTGAGATCGAGGATGTGGTCGGCGCCCTCCCAGTCCGAGACGTCGCTGCTCTCGACGCGCTCGCAACCCAGCAGGCGAAAGAAGCTCCGGTCGTCGAGGCAGCCCGCCGCCGCGAGCTCCGGCTGGTGCGAGAGCGCCAGGTCGTCCGGCCGGGCGAGGGGCGTGCCCTGCTCCCGGGCCCAGCGCTCGACCTCGCCCAGGGTGGCGTAGATCGACATGCGTCCGAGCTCGAGGAGGCTGCCCGAGAACGGCCGCGCGCGCGCCTCGTCGAGCAGCAGGCGGACCGTGCCGCGCGGAACGCCCATCAGAGCCGGGTTGTAGGTGGCGGGGAGCGAACGGCGGCGCCTGCAGCCGTCGCTGCCTG
This genomic interval carries:
- a CDS encoding oligosaccharide flippase family protein; amino-acid sequence: MRSSGAATLAQFVRVAAILLTHLALRRLIPPADWGLRDWTEALFLLLATVRDLGMPSHVVRLRPIPLGNLLRVQLGWGGALGLAILAGAPFLATTFRTPRPDVALVLQAMVVYLLLEGLASVPLTHFEAGLRIGRSVVPELARTLSYCTGALAFALAGWGVWSFVLAMIGSQALYAALLWWRARPTMELRYERGGTLTMLASSIPLGSIWLLAFAVTYADALILGSRFPDAVVGGYMFAYVWAFFASRVLQQPIGRALYPALVQFGDQPAQQFLAYRLATKVLLAIEVPAALFLFLNADLVVQILGGVRYADQADLLRLLAFAPLIDPLGRFGGELLVARNRDRDRILSLVLHLTALVAGGLYLAHRFGPVGMAWANFLALGAPVLIWSLARIDRPGLGRLLVDLVEVYGAPLPLFALAWWASGDEAWLRFALSALAALASLAWFWWRFGGRFLEFFRAPRVADATPGTQPVE
- the rfbG gene encoding CDP-glucose 4,6-dehydratase, whose translation is MSDFNWKGKRVLITGHTGFKGSWLSLWLQALGAETYGYALAPSTEPSLFELANVGSGMESILADIGSLDRMQAVFDRVRPEVVLHLAAQAIVQVGYQEPVETFSTNVMGTVHVLECVRRTASVRSVVVATSDKCYRNEEWHWSYRENSELGGRDPYAASKSCAELIVHSYRASYFNPEESGKPTALVASVRAGNVIGGGDWAPYRLIPDIVATLREDRPLVLRHPTAIRPWQHVLEPLRGYLQVAENLYNGDLPSAGPWNFGPVDEDCLPVAWLAQELSRKWGREAQWQSDRIPHPHEDTFLKLDCSKARALLGWAPVLRLDDGLQWIADWYQALDRGENMRAVTIAQIESYRALAAERSERALNAAV